The Methyloferula stellata AR4 genome includes a window with the following:
- the epsC gene encoding serine O-acetyltransferase EpsC: MESRLKNDGEAAPALLQQELDRIVLELRALRKEWRQASRPEGVTYELPSQDTLLVIVRAISAALFPRHFGPASLNADTIDDFVGRSLDSALRALVEQVRRELLLVKASATEDADALEPKAAEITRAFAANLPKVRALLESDVQAAFRGDPAARSLDEVLLCYPGVTAVVRHRLAHELYQLGAPLIARLIAESAHSATGIDIHPGATIGGSFFIDHGTGVVIGETAIIGQNVRIYQAVTLGAKRFTKDESGALVKGAPRHPIIEDDVVIYAGATILGRITVGKGSTIGGNVWLTNSVPPGSNITQMQARNDVFIEGGGI; encoded by the coding sequence ATGGAGTCTCGACTGAAAAACGATGGCGAAGCCGCTCCTGCGCTGCTCCAACAGGAGCTTGACCGCATTGTTCTGGAACTGCGGGCTTTGCGCAAGGAATGGCGGCAGGCGAGCCGACCCGAAGGCGTGACCTATGAATTGCCGTCGCAAGACACGCTTCTTGTCATCGTGAGGGCGATTTCCGCGGCGCTGTTTCCACGACACTTCGGCCCAGCCTCTTTGAACGCGGATACGATCGATGATTTCGTCGGACGCAGTCTCGACAGCGCCCTCCGGGCACTTGTCGAACAGGTCCGGCGCGAGTTGTTGCTTGTCAAGGCGTCGGCAACGGAAGACGCCGACGCGCTCGAACCGAAAGCGGCCGAGATCACGCGTGCCTTCGCGGCCAATCTGCCTAAGGTGCGGGCTCTGCTCGAGAGCGATGTGCAGGCCGCATTTCGCGGCGATCCGGCGGCGCGCAGCCTCGATGAAGTGCTGCTCTGTTATCCAGGTGTGACGGCCGTCGTCAGGCACCGTCTCGCGCATGAGCTTTATCAATTGGGCGCGCCTTTGATCGCGCGGCTTATCGCGGAGAGCGCACATTCGGCGACGGGCATCGACATTCATCCTGGCGCGACGATCGGCGGGAGTTTTTTCATCGATCACGGGACCGGTGTCGTCATCGGCGAGACCGCGATCATCGGTCAGAATGTGCGGATCTATCAGGCCGTGACGCTCGGCGCCAAGCGTTTTACGAAGGATGAGAGCGGCGCTTTGGTGAAGGGCGCGCCCCGCCACCCGATTATCGAAGACGATGTCGTGATCTATGCGGGCGCGACGATCCTCGGCCGCATCACCGTCGGCAAGGGCTCGACCATAGGCGGAAATGTGTGGCTGACGAACAGCGTGCCGCCGGGTAGCAATATCACCCAAATGCAGGCGCGAAACGACGTCTTTATCGAAGGCGGCGGGATCTAG
- the treY gene encoding malto-oligosyltrehalose synthase — MSSPEHAPGIPRATYRLQFNKDFGFDDAAVLAPYLAALGVSHVYASPYLRARPGSTHGYDIVSHTELNPELGTAEAYARMVAAFKAHGLSQILDFVPNHMGVGGADNPWWLNVLEWGPDSEFAGWFDIDWETDRLYLRQKILVPFLGDHYGAVLASGGLKLKFDADEGSFAVWAYDTHKLPICPLHYGRILGDKHAELERLSDAFAHLSAFRPHVQRCADELKAELAEHARNDPKLAAAIETALDRFNGASGNLETWARLDELIGDQYWRAAHFRVAADDINYRRFFNINDLAGIRIELPELFDHAHSLIFQLLEDGVLDGLRLDHIDGLLDPKAYCLRLRDKAPRLPYLVVEKILAPHESLRADWNVDGTTGYEFANLVTRLMIDPAGEEVLTRFYAEFTGQDTPFSEIARDCKLRIMENEMASELNVLARDAGRVARSNARTADFTDNVLRRALQQIIACFPVYRTYVDGSAPSDADRRDIDWALAHARRYDTALDPSVFDFLYGLLTCDLIAEPRSGFSRVAVIRVAMRAQQYSGPVMAKGVEDTAFYRYNRLLALNEVGGQPDQFSTSPTAFHYANAERAKRTPHAMLSTSTHDTKRGEDARARLAVLSECAEAWTQRVGAWSRILRAGSSGSPQDTPPDRNDEYAFYQLLLGSWPMELSTGAVPDAPALDLFRQRIEGAMVKAMREAKVHTTWAAPNAAYEDAVLDFIRHALDVSRTNPFLESFVAFQARMAWFGMHNSLVQTVLKLTAPGVPDIYQGAELWDLSLVDPDNRRPVDFAARQKMLACGAKHARDALQIKTFLETWQDGGLKLSLIEAVLQARAALPDLFRGSSYIALNPSGPGAGRICAFARQSGDTWLVVAVALCPSADQAWTDTDIALPAGFESGDWRNILDGSIVCATNASFAASALFATLPVAVLTTQLT; from the coding sequence ATGTCATCGCCTGAACACGCCCCCGGCATCCCACGCGCGACATATAGGCTGCAGTTCAACAAAGACTTCGGCTTCGATGACGCAGCAGTGCTCGCGCCCTACCTCGCGGCGCTCGGCGTGAGCCATGTCTACGCCTCGCCCTATCTGCGCGCCCGGCCCGGCAGCACGCATGGCTATGACATCGTCAGCCATACAGAGCTCAATCCCGAACTCGGCACGGCAGAAGCCTATGCGCGCATGGTCGCGGCTTTCAAGGCGCATGGGCTCAGCCAAATTCTGGATTTCGTGCCAAATCATATGGGCGTCGGCGGCGCTGACAATCCCTGGTGGCTGAACGTCCTCGAATGGGGGCCTGACTCGGAGTTCGCCGGCTGGTTCGACATAGATTGGGAAACCGACCGGCTTTATCTGCGCCAAAAAATCCTGGTGCCCTTTTTAGGCGATCATTATGGCGCGGTCCTGGCGTCCGGCGGACTCAAACTGAAGTTCGATGCGGATGAAGGCTCTTTCGCCGTCTGGGCCTATGACACGCATAAGCTGCCGATCTGCCCTTTGCATTATGGACGCATTCTCGGCGACAAACATGCCGAGCTTGAACGGTTGAGCGATGCCTTCGCGCATCTTTCGGCTTTCCGGCCGCATGTGCAGCGATGTGCGGATGAGCTCAAGGCCGAGCTCGCCGAGCACGCCAGGAACGATCCGAAGCTTGCGGCGGCCATCGAGACGGCGCTCGATCGTTTCAACGGTGCGTCCGGCAATCTTGAAACCTGGGCGAGACTCGATGAATTGATCGGGGATCAATATTGGCGCGCCGCGCATTTTCGCGTCGCGGCGGACGATATCAATTACCGGCGCTTCTTCAACATCAACGATCTCGCAGGCATCCGGATCGAGCTGCCGGAATTGTTCGACCATGCCCATTCGCTGATCTTCCAACTGCTCGAAGATGGCGTGCTCGACGGGCTGCGCCTCGATCACATAGACGGCCTGCTCGATCCCAAGGCCTATTGCCTGCGCCTGCGCGACAAGGCCCCGCGCCTGCCCTATCTCGTGGTCGAGAAAATTCTTGCCCCGCATGAGAGTCTCAGAGCCGATTGGAATGTCGACGGCACGACCGGCTATGAATTCGCAAATCTCGTCACGCGCCTGATGATCGACCCTGCAGGCGAAGAGGTGCTGACCCGCTTCTATGCCGAGTTCACCGGTCAGGACACGCCGTTCAGCGAGATCGCGCGCGACTGCAAGTTGCGCATCATGGAAAACGAAATGGCGAGCGAGTTGAACGTCCTTGCCCGCGATGCCGGGCGCGTCGCCCGCTCCAATGCGCGCACCGCCGATTTCACCGATAATGTATTGCGCCGCGCCTTGCAGCAGATCATCGCCTGTTTTCCGGTCTACCGGACCTATGTCGACGGCAGCGCGCCAAGCGATGCCGACCGGCGTGACATCGATTGGGCGCTAGCTCATGCGCGCCGCTACGATACGGCGCTCGATCCGAGCGTCTTCGATTTCCTCTATGGATTGCTCACCTGCGATTTGATCGCCGAACCGCGGAGCGGCTTTAGCCGGGTCGCGGTCATCCGCGTCGCCATGCGGGCGCAGCAATATAGCGGGCCTGTCATGGCAAAGGGCGTCGAGGATACGGCCTTCTACCGCTACAATCGCCTGCTCGCGCTGAACGAAGTCGGCGGTCAGCCGGATCAATTCAGCACCAGCCCCACGGCTTTTCATTACGCCAATGCCGAGCGCGCGAAACGCACGCCTCATGCCATGCTGAGCACCTCGACGCATGACACGAAACGCGGCGAGGACGCGCGGGCGCGTCTGGCGGTGCTCTCCGAATGCGCGGAGGCATGGACGCAACGCGTCGGCGCCTGGAGCCGGATCCTGCGCGCCGGCAGCTCCGGTTCGCCGCAAGACACACCGCCCGACCGCAATGATGAATATGCCTTCTATCAGCTTCTTCTCGGCTCATGGCCGATGGAGCTTTCGACGGGTGCTGTGCCGGATGCGCCAGCTTTGGACCTCTTTCGGCAACGCATCGAAGGCGCCATGGTGAAAGCGATGCGCGAGGCCAAGGTGCATACGACATGGGCTGCGCCAAACGCCGCTTACGAAGATGCTGTTCTCGACTTCATCCGCCATGCGCTCGACGTGTCGCGGACGAATCCGTTCCTGGAATCCTTCGTCGCCTTTCAAGCGCGCATGGCCTGGTTCGGCATGCACAACAGTCTGGTGCAGACGGTGTTGAAGCTCACCGCCCCCGGCGTTCCGGATATTTATCAAGGCGCGGAACTCTGGGACTTGAGCCTGGTCGATCCGGATAACCGGCGCCCGGTCGATTTCGCCGCGCGGCAGAAGATGCTCGCATGCGGCGCCAAGCACGCGCGGGATGCGTTGCAGATCAAGACGTTCTTGGAGACATGGCAAGACGGCGGCCTCAAACTGAGTCTGATCGAGGCGGTCCTGCAAGCCCGCGCCGCCCTGCCCGATCTTTTCCGGGGCTCGTCCTATATCGCGCTGAACCCATCAGGTCCGGGTGCCGGCCGAATCTGTGCCTTCGCGCGTCAAAGCGGTGACACCTGGCTCGTGGTGGCCGTTGCTTTATGCCCGAGCGCGGATCAAGCCTGGACGGATACAGACATCGCTCTTCCGGCGGGTTTCGAAAGCGGCGATTGGCGCAATATTTTGGATGGCTCGATCGTTTGCGCGACCAATGCTTCATTCGCAGCCAGCGCACTTTTTGCGACGCTGCCTGTTGCCGTGCTGACGACCCAGCTCACCTGA